The Pseudomonadota bacterium genome includes a window with the following:
- a CDS encoding type II toxin-antitoxin system prevent-host-death family antitoxin, translated as MKIAAVSELKAHLSEYLNEVKVGGEIVVTDRGKPVARLVPVVHSLLTRDSLLKLQKQGLIKTGTGKLPKDFWAAERPEDPDGLVLKALLEEREVGR; from the coding sequence ATGAAGATAGCAGCAGTTTCAGAATTGAAGGCGCACCTCAGTGAATATCTAAATGAGGTTAAAGTTGGCGGAGAAATAGTTGTTACCGATCGCGGAAAGCCAGTGGCTCGATTGGTGCCTGTTGTGCATTCATTGCTCACAAGAGATTCCCTTTTGAAGTTGCAGAAACAAGGTTTGATTAAAACGGGAACCGGCAAGCTCCCGAAAGATTTCTGGGCAGCAGAAAGGCCCGAAGACCCCGATGGGCTTGTGCTTAAGGCCCTTCTCGAAGAACGGGAGGTGGGGAGGTGA